The genome window TTCCCTTCGCAGGACGGGCGATTGGACCATTTCATCAAACGCGATGGCATGGTCTATGCGGGAACCCATCTTCTGATCGACGTCTGGAACGGTCAGAATCTGGACGATATCGACCATATCGAAGAGACGCTGAAGGAATGCGTGGAAGTGGCCGGGGCAACCCTGCTGCATTGCCATCTGCATCGCTTCAACCCGGAAGGCGTGTCCGGTGTTCTGGTGCTGGCCGAGAGCCATATCTCGATCCACACCTGGCCGGAAATGGGCTACGCCGCCCTGGATGTCTTCATGTGCGGCGACAGTGAACCGCATAAGGCGATCGACGTGCTGAAACGCGGTTTCTGCACCGAGAATGTCCAGGTCGACGACGTGCGCCGGGGTCGCGTTTCCTAAGCGACACAGTTTCATGGTATCGAACGGTCGGGCATGGCGGTAGCATTGCCCGGACCGCTTCTTTTTGTACCGCTTCGTTTTGCAGATACGGGAGTAGACGATGACCGAATGGTTTGAAGAAACCCTTCATCCTGAATTCCGGCAGGGCCTGTCGATGGACAAGGTTCTGTATCGCGACAAGTCGGACCTTCAGGATCTCATCATCTTCGAGAACGCCCGTTTCGGTCGCGTCATGTGCCTGGATGGTGTGGTCCAGACCACGGAAGGCGACGAGTTCGTCTATCACGAAATGCTGGCCCATGTACCGATGCTGGCCCATGGCGATGCCCGCAAGGTACTGATCATTGGCGGCGGTGACGGCGGCATGGCGCGCGAAGCCCTGAAGCATCCGGACGCAGCGGTTACCATGGTCGAGATCGATCGGGCGGTCGTCGATTTCTGCGCTGAGCATCTGCCGAACCATTCGGCCGGCGCCTTCGACAATCCGCGCCTGAATCTGGTCATTACCGACGGTGCGCAGTTTGTGAAGGACACGGACGACCGGTTCGACGTCATCATCGTTGACTCCACCGACCCGATCGGTCCGGGGGCGGTCCTGTTTACCGCCGAATTCTACGCCGACTGCAAACGCTGCCTGACCGACGGCGGCATTCTGGTGACCCAGAACGGCGTGCCCTTCGTGCAGCCGGAGGAAGTTACGAATTCCTACAGCCGCCTGAAGAAAAGCTTCAACGACGTTCACTTCTATCGTGCCGCGGTGCCGACCTATCAGGGCGGCGACATGACTTTCGGCTGGGCTACGGATAACGGCATGCTGCGGCAGTTGCCGGTCGACGAACTGGCGCGGCGCTACAAGAATGCCGGGATCGAGACGCGCTATGTCACGCCGGAACTGCATGCCGGCAGTTTCGCGCTGCCGAAGACCGTTCTCGATCTGATGAAGTGATCAGGCGGAAACGAGACCGAGTTCGATCTCCAGCGCGCCGCACAGGATCTGACCGATCAGAATGTGCATTTCCTGAATCCGGGCGGTCGTTTCCGACGGCACAATGATCAGCGGATCCGCAAGGCCGACTAGGTCCCCGCCGTCCCGACCGGCAAAGGCGGCGGCGGTCAGCCCCTTGTCGCGGGCGACTTCCAGTGCCTTGGTGACGTTCGGGCTCTTGCCGGAGGTCGATATTCCGACGGCGACATCGCCGGCCCGACCGATGGCCGCCACCTGACGGGCGAAGATGTTTTCGAAGCCCAGATCATTGCCCGCCGCCGTCAGGGTCGACGTATCGACGGTCAGCGCCAGCGACGCGATCGGAGCACGGTCCTTCTTGTAGCGAACGGACAGTTCCGTTGCCAGGTGCTGGGCATCCCCCGCACTGCCGCCATTGCCGAAGAACAGGATCTTGCCGCCACGCCGGACGCACCCGGCCCAGACCGACAGCATCTTCTGCATCTCCGCGCGGCAGGCCTCATGCGTCCGGGCCAGGACGGAAGCATGTTC of Alphaproteobacteria bacterium contains these proteins:
- the speD gene encoding adenosylmethionine decarboxylase, with translation MKRSQEGRSLERVGAEHLLVGETPMPRDDIALSRLGTAADKFQSDSHEDKGAVNEATVIPFPSQDGRLDHFIKRDGMVYAGTHLLIDVWNGQNLDDIDHIEETLKECVEVAGATLLHCHLHRFNPEGVSGVLVLAESHISIHTWPEMGYAALDVFMCGDSEPHKAIDVLKRGFCTENVQVDDVRRGRVS
- a CDS encoding SIS domain-containing protein, whose translation is MTISETFFDDEFAEHASVLARTHEACRAEMQKMLSVWAGCVRRGGKILFFGNGGSAGDAQHLATELSVRYKKDRAPIASLALTVDTSTLTAAGNDLGFENIFARQVAAIGRAGDVAVGISTSGKSPNVTKALEVARDKGLTAAAFAGRDGGDLVGLADPLIIVPSETTARIQEMHILIGQILCGALEIELGLVSA
- the speE gene encoding polyamine aminopropyltransferase, producing MTEWFEETLHPEFRQGLSMDKVLYRDKSDLQDLIIFENARFGRVMCLDGVVQTTEGDEFVYHEMLAHVPMLAHGDARKVLIIGGGDGGMAREALKHPDAAVTMVEIDRAVVDFCAEHLPNHSAGAFDNPRLNLVITDGAQFVKDTDDRFDVIIVDSTDPIGPGAVLFTAEFYADCKRCLTDGGILVTQNGVPFVQPEEVTNSYSRLKKSFNDVHFYRAAVPTYQGGDMTFGWATDNGMLRQLPVDELARRYKNAGIETRYVTPELHAGSFALPKTVLDLMK